GTGGAGAAGGTCTCAaagaaattggataaaaaaatgtttcatgtaccccttcatttcattggaagagatccTCTAGTAAATTATATCAACTCATGGTTGCAAGATGGGTCCCATGATGCTGCCATTGCTATACTCTATGGAAATGGTGGAGTTGGTAAGACAACCATAGCAAAGAGTGTTTTTAATCAGAATATTcataaatttgaaggaaagagcTTCCTATCAAATTTTAGATCAAAGGATATAGTTTGCTTGCAAAGGCAACTTCTTTCCGACATCCTAAAAAAGACTGTTGATGAGataaatgatgaagatgaaggaatTCTGAAGATTAAGGATGCATTATGTTGCAAAAGAACTCTTATTGTTCTAGATGATGTGGACAAAAGGGaccaattcaataaaatcatcGGCGTGCAAAATTGGCTTTGTAAAGgaagtaaaatcattgtaacAACAAGAAATAAGGGTCTGTTTTCAGCTAATGATATTGAGGGGGTCCGGTGCAAAGTTGAACCGCtagatgatgaaaaatcacTTGAGCTTTTCAGTTGGAATGCCTTTGGACAAGCTGACCCTGCTGATGGTTTTGTAGAAGACTCTTGGAGAATAGTACGTCATTGTAATGGACTTCCATTAGCTCATCGAGTTATTGGCTCTTCATTGTccggaaaaggaagagaaatatGGGAAAGCGCATTACAACAAATGGAAGTGATTCCAAATTGTGAAGTTCAAAAGGTTCTTCAAATAAGTTACGACTCTCTTGATGATGATTACCAGAAGGGTTTATTccttgatattgcttgtttctTCAATGGAATGGATGTGGATGATGTAGTTACGATACTGGATGGGCTCGATAAAGGTGCAAGATTTGGGATTGACAATCTCATCGATAGATGTCTTGTTGaaatcaacaatgataaaaggttgtggatgcatcaactagtaagagatatgggaagggaaattgctcgtcaagaatctcccaaatgtcaaagaatatggcGTCACGAGGATGCTTTTACCATTTTGAAAGGAACTACTGTAAgtagctcaatttttttatgtgtctaCTTAAATGGTTTGTGGTGCCTTCACATATTCTTTCATTTACTTTCCTTTCTCAtgtacttttaatattattattcagGATGCTGAAAAATTGCGTGGCCTTACCattgatatgcatgcattaatGGAAGATGATTATGCAAAAGTTGTCTGTACTAATTCAATGGTAAGCCGAAAGCGCCGCAGGCTTAACTTTTTTCAACAATGGCTTTCTGATTTTTCCGATGggggaaaattacaaaaaagttTGTTTCCCATCCTCAGCACAGATGCTTTTAGAAAGATGCCAGATGTAAAATTTCTCCAACTAAACTACACTAATTTTCATGGAAGTTTTGAGCACTTTcccaagaatttgatatggttATGTTGGCATGGATTGTCTTGGAGAAGCTTGTGGTTCTTGATCTATCCAGAAGTTGTCTAGTTAATGCTTGGAAAGGCAAACTGGTATGTATAAACTAAATTCATGTATTGTCACAGTTTCTATAGTTATCTCTCACGTTTTCAATTGATAACAACTAAATTCATGTATTGTCAcagtttcttccaaaattgaaagTTCTTGATCTCCGTCACTCTCGTGATCTCATTAGAACCCCTGACTTCTCGGGTCTCCTAGCCCttgaaaagctaatacttgaAGACTGCATCAGTTTGATTCAAATTCACGATTCTATTGGTGATTTACAAAAACTGTTGATGAGGAGTTTAGGTTTTatgaggaggaagaagaggataAATGGCTAATTCAGAATGAGTTTGGAGAtaacttttcattcaaaatatcctCACCTCTTCCTGCACACCGGATATGTGGCTTTAATCTATTCACAAGTTGTGTGGCGTCAGCATACAGATACTCTAGTTACGTTGTTATTGAAATCAGAAACAATACCAGTGGTCGATCCTTGCGTCATCTAGCCTCTGTCTACCCTGTTGCTTTCGCGCGTGGTGCTCGTGAAATCCATTCGCTATTACACACGAAATTACGGGTCGGTGATCCTACCTTTGATAATTGTGATGACGTGAGTATTTCAGTGCTTCCACAGGATGCAACTATTCAAGTAAGGAGGATCGGTGTACGATGGTTGCATGAAGAGGAAGGaaaggatgatgatgatatccAATCAAAGGATGAAGTTATCAAAGCCCCCAACAGTAGCGATGATGATGATATCCAATCAAAGGATGAAGTTATCAATGCCCCCAACAGTAGCGATGATGGTGATATCCAATCAAAGGATGAAGTTATCAATGCCCCCAACAGTAGCGATGATGATGATATCCAATCAAAGGATGAAGTTATCAATGCCCCCAACAGTAGCGATGATGGTGATATCCAATCAAAGGATGAAGTTATCAATGCCGCGGCCAAAGTAGTAATAGCTTCTcgtatttttagaaattattattgtggTTTCCATTATAACCCCAATGATGACAATaggttttgtattttgaaaagaGACGTCTATAACCAAAGTAgaggttttgctttttttagatttcaaccGTAACATTAAAAAAGCTGGAAagcttttgaaatgttttttcttttttcttgaaaagcttATCATGAAAATAGTTTTGTATCTTCCTCCTTTCTTTATAATGGAAAGCATgagatcttttatttataaaatatttgtcaggactttcactttctttcttttttccctgtaatatgatattattttattaattgatttttatttataaaatcttggatttataataagatatatgaaatatattattttatgtgtcaataccaaaaatatatgtaatgattcattttttatgttattttatctgttttatttcatctttttatataaaaataaaataaaaaataatacatggtaaaatttaattggtaattctttttttgcttcTACATATATCCTTTCCAGACAAGTTtacttgtaataataaaaaaagtggatatgtcttgaaaatataattaagaggattctataatttgaaatatattttattttatttaaaaattaatttgatttatattaaatttttacaataaattaatatagatatttttttataaaaataaaatataataatcatcaaaattaaaaaaatttaaattaattttgattgaaaattatcaaattaaaagatagaattaaaattcaacaacaaaagtgaaaagcttttgaaattgttttttctttttttttgaaaagcttaTCAGGAAAATAGTTTTGTATCTCTTGTAatcttccttctttctttgtatagcatgagatcttttatttataaatatttgtaatgtctttcacttttttttcccgttgtaatatgttattattttattaattgatttttatttataaaatcttgtatttataataaaatatattaaatatcttatctTACTTGTCACCTTGTTGCTGCTCACCATTTTCCAAGACGGTGAGCTCCACAAACCCCTTTGCTGTTTTCTcttaaacaactaaaaaacGCTCGAGTTCTCTTCCAATTTTCCGATGAGCCAACTCAACGGGAAACCTCACATACTCTTTTGACAACAGAATCGTATTACTATCACACCATGGAAACTCCATTCTTATAGAACCCCCACTCAATAAACCTCTTGCCATCAGCACTTGTAAGACACCAAACATTGTGCAGCTTCAATGTCCCTCCACTCCACAGCAATACTCAATGGCTCAAAACGAAACACCACTCGGTAGCCGACCCAGTAGCTGATTCAGAGTCATGATCCTCCACGTTCCTTTTTCTTATTGGTGGGTGGTGTTGATGCTAGTTTTGGATGCGAGAGGATAGAGATACGGCCAGAGCAGGCGCACAACGACAGTGGATGAGTTGGATTATGCTGCCCCTATGTTTATCTTGAAATCAGGAACAATACCAAGGGTAGATTCTGGGTTTTTTACCCCTCGATTTTTCCGATAGAGTTTTCGTCCAAAAAATCTGAATTGTTATGGCTAAGCTATTGGAAATTTGGGTCCAATGATCCTGCGTTTGATAACGGTGATAAATTCAGTGTTTCAGTGTTTACAGATGATCCGGTTGTTCAAATAAAGAGGGTTGGTCTACGAATGCTGCATGAAGAGGAAGGAACTGATGATGATAGGAGCTCATCAAACACTAGtgtgtttttgaaaagaaattaagagtGAAAATAATGATGGgttgagttgaattttttttagatttgttgtCATATTGAAGGcttttttaaacctaaaataatTTAGCACTCAGTGTACAGCTATGAAtcagtattatttttttgtatgaagcAGACCAATTTGATTTGTGATTCAGTGTCCAGCTACCATCTTCAATATTGTCCAGCTACCATCTTCAACAGTCTTAACCACATCGAAGACTTTGGGATCATCCTTAGCCAAGTGTAAATAACACCACCCTCACAaaccaaatcatatttttcCTCATCCAAGTAGTTAAGAAGGCCATCATCAGATTCTCTGTGCAACAAATCTTTCCCGATGTCTTCTTCATGCACTTTCAATTCCAAATCAATCGAATAGGAGCATTGCTCTTCATTAACTTGATGTGTCTGTGACAATCCACCAGTAGATGTCTGAAGCAGAATGTGGTGAAGCTTCATCTGAATCAGAGTTTAAATGGACATGATTATTTTCCAAATTCATATACATAGGGTTAGGATCGGAGCCAACAGCAAGGGAGAAAATTGTTGAAATGGAGGCACAGGTTGTTATCAGCTAGTTTTTAGCCATATTTATCTATATGTTatggtattttctttatgttctgttTTTTAGACTTGAGTTTAGCTAGATATTTGTTTAGCTTAGAATAAGCCTATGTAGTTATGTAATCCCTTAGATGAAGGGAATTATGGCTGTTatgattccttttctttatgATAAAGATCTCGTAATCTTtgattttgtctataaataaatttaagggATGACAGTAACCTAGAAGTTCTTGTTATGCCCTTTGTTCTTTGATTAAGCTAATTTCTCTAAATACCATTTGAAGAGCCCACCTTGATCTTTGAAGAGTTATGATTGAAACACAAGAGATTAGTGGGGTTTGAAAATGGAATCTTCCAGCTTTTCAGCACAGACaccagtattaaaataatgtctAGAGTCAAAATTGATAATGAAAACTATTTGAAGGCTTAGGGAAAAGGAACTGTTAAAATCTATCAAAAATATACTTTATGTACCTGAAATTAATGGAAATCTTGTCAGTATAGGACAACTAATTGAACCTGGTtactcattgtttttttaatgatggagTGTGTGACATTAAAGACAATAAAAAGGTTATTACTGCTCACTATTAAAATTATGGATAAGAGTTTTAATGTTGATtagaaataagtttttttgcGTGCTAACAGTATTGTTGAAAATGATAATGTTCTATAGCACAAAAGGTTATGGTATTTTAATTATGGAACCTTGAAAAAGATAGTTGATTTGCATATGGCCTTTGGTATgctaaaaatacaagaataaatGACATTTGTGAGACCTGTCACTTAGAAAAGTAGATTAGAAGTGTTTTTCCTGATAAAAGCTTTAGAGCTTCACTAACACTCCCGTTAGTACACATACATGTGTGTGGTCCTATGCAAAATGAATCTTTGAatggttaaaattattttttactatttattgataattagaGCAAGTATTgtaaggtttattttttaaaattcaaggtTGATGTATTTGCTGAGTTTGTGAAGTTTAAGACAATAGTTGAGCTAGAAATAAGAAACAAACTAAAAATGTTGAGGTCTGACAATGGGGCTGGGACATTGTTTGGCATTACGTTTCGgaagcgtttttgaaaaaattaaattttttttttaaattaatatatttttggtgttttcagatcattttgatatgttgatgtcaaaaataattttttaaaaaataaaaaacattattttaatgtgttttggaatgaaaaacactttgaaaaagcAATTGCTACCACACTCACAAACACGCTCTCCTCTAGATAGTTTGAGGGATAATTGGTGAAAGAAGAGCTCACACATTAGCTAACAATGACCTATACTCCACAACAAAATAGGGTCAATGAGAGGAGAAAGAGAACAATGATGGAGATGACAAGATGTTTGCTATACGAGAagacaatataattaaaattctagGCTAGGCAGCAAACATAGCATTTTACCTTCTCAATTGAATGGCCACAAGAGCTTTGAAAGATACGACTTCCTATGAGAAATGGTATGGTTTTAAACCCAATACTCATCATTTAATGACCTATACTCCACAACAAAATAGGGTCAATGAGAGGAGAAAGAGAACAATGATGGAGATGACAAGATGTTTGCTATACGAGAAGACAATATCATTAAAATTCTAGGCTAGGCAGCAAACATAGCATTTTACCTTCTCAATTGAATGGCCACAAGAGCTTTGAAAGATACGACTTCCTATGAGAAATGGTATGGTTTTAAACCCAATACTCatcatttaaaagtttttggcagcccttgttatgttttgaaacctaaaattaaaaggagtaAACTTGATCACAAGGCAAATGTAGGAATTCTTATAGGTTATAACAGTCAATTTAAGGCCTATAGAATCTATGATTTGAAATTTAACAAGGTGGTGATTGCTAGAGATATAAAAGTTGTAGAAGGTACTACATAGAACTGGGAAAATGCTTTATTGAAGAGCCAAAATAGAAGCAACAAAATGGAATGGATGATGCAAAGGATGGTGATGTTGATGACAAACTAGTAAGGGGGACAATATCTTTAAGTGATATTTACAGTATGTGTAATGTTGTTGtagtaaaaacaacaaattttgaAGAACCAATAAGTTCTAACCACTTGGACTTTTTAAAGGTGAGTCCAGACCGTTGTATTCTTGCAGCAGCTCCAGAGCTCCATCTTTCACAGCAACAGAGCATTCCAGGAGACCACACAGGACGCAGGGGAGATAGAAAAGATAGAGACTAGGAGGaactaaatagaaagagacCGAGAGAGGGGGGGCCAAAAACACAAACCAGTGAAAAAAACCAGAGGAGGAACCAGGGGAGAACACAAAAGAAACCAGGGGAAGACTGGAGAAGCAAACGAGACAGAAACAGAGAGAAGCATTGGCCAGCCAACGCACGAGCGCCAGCCTCGTTTCCGGTTGCACCACCCCTCTTCAACAGACGAACGCGAAGGAGAACAGGGGAGTAAACGCAGAGAGGACATAACGAAGGAAACAGAGACAGAATCAAAGATCAGAGAACACAAACAGAGgaagaataaaatcaagcaaaaaaaagagaCCAGAAATCAGAgaagaagggaaggaaaaaCAGAAGCAGAGGGGAACATTGGTTAACCAACTCCCCCTCACGGCCTCACCGTCATCCTCGTCTTCAGGCAGCAGCTCCAGGTATGCTCTCCTTCCGTTACCCTGCTTTGCAAATTCAGTTCTTACAGAGACAAAATAATTACCCTGTCACTGTGCAAAGCATGCGTGAGTaattcatgcatgcatgcacaGTGACCAGCCGGGTCATTCGCTTGAGCCAATGACTGGGCTGGGTCATTAGATGTAACCCAACCTATACAGGCTGAGCTGGactcagcaaaaaaaaaaaaagaataattggGTTGGGTTCAGGCCCAACCAGCCCAATCCCCtttattttattcctttattttgttatttggcTAAATGaacctctcttttttatatatatatatcaaaaaaattccaaaaaatattcGTGGAccatttttgaatttattgtaagtcccttagattttttttagtatttcacTGTGTAAATTaatctataaatttttaatgttaaatgcaAATCCAATGTaagatactttttttaaaaaaatatgcatgcatagatTTAAATTCAtcttattggtttattcactaataTCAGAGTTAAGAATACCAttcgtttttattttattttttactacgtaatatttaccaacgctagagttggaagtatccgtggttgaatattcactaacattagagttaaaaatattacaacCAAACGATCATGGCATACACCCGCAAACTAttagcaatttaagataaaatcaataatgcaGTCTGTCTCAGGCAGAACGTTAAAggagtgataatatctttctttttatataactaGTCCAGTACCATAGAATTTTTACTGACCAGTTAGGAtttctagtaaccataatattaGATTGCGactccttaaataaaatatttttccattaaaaaataagatgttagaatctatatttttcattgaattttttcaagatTGCCGCGATGTTAGTCGCGACACACATTATAGCATACTTGGCAAGCAATTAAGTGATCTGGCTACAATAGGCCTAAGCTCCTCCCCAATCGAGCATTCTTGAAGGATGTTGCTGGAAAGACAACCATAACCCCCATGTGGTCTAGATGTAGAAAAAAGTTAGTCACgctgaataatttaaaattgtgaGCTACAATCTCAGCAGGTGTATTTCTTATTATCATCCCACTTCAAACGCATCCCCTTCGTGCTCGTGTTTTATCAGAAACATCGCAGAGAACTTTTCAGTGATAGGAAATCGAATATGCAATCCTTAACTTATGAAGTTGTTTATGTGGTGGAtgttttattgtataatatgAAAAGCATATGCGTGCGTTAGATAATGTTTGTTGTTAattcatgttaaataaaaaacaaattcctggattttcatgttaaattgagaatttgtcccggaataaaaaaagtttaaattataaaagggcaattgaggatgaaattaatgaatattAAGACCAAGGACCATACTGTAAAAGACACCAAGTGCTCAATCAAAGAAATCAAGTGCCataattgaaaagattattaAAGATTGTGACCAATTGAGGGTTTGTTTgtgaaataacaagaaaatagggaccaaaattgacttcaattattaaaatgttttttaggtaATTAGTTCAGAATTAAGGCCtcatttgtttgctggaaagtagtttctgtttggaaagtgaattttgaaaaaataaattatttttcgatgtttggtagtgtaatagaaaataaattggaaaacactttccagttttttgttatattatggaaaatgagctggaaaataacttacaAATTAAGaagttgaatgaaaattaaattgttaaaaaaaatataatttcataaattatctcaaataaaataaataataattaaaataatag
This is a stretch of genomic DNA from Populus alba chromosome 11, ASM523922v2, whole genome shotgun sequence. It encodes these proteins:
- the LOC118031721 gene encoding disease resistance protein RUN1-like isoform X2 yields the protein MAPGKYQVFLSFRGEDTRKNFTDHLYKALVDAGIHTFRDDDEIQRGENICFELQKAIQQSKISIIVFSKDYASSRWCLDELVMIMEHKRNDDCIVLPVFYYVDPSEVRNQTGSFAAAFVEHEKHYKEKMERVNGWRIALKEVADLAGMDLGDGYEAQFVQSIVEKVSKKLDKKMFHVPLHFIGRDPLVNYINSWLQDGSHDAAIAILYGNGGVGKTTIAKSVFNQNIHKFEGKSFLSNFRSKDIVCLQRQLLSDILKKTVDEINDEDEGILKIKDALCCKRTLIVLDDVDKRDQFNKIIGVQNWLCKGSKIIVTTRNKGLFSANDIEGVRCKVEPLDDEKSLELFSWNAFGQADPADGFVEDSWRIVRHCNGLPLAHRVIGSSLSGKGREIWESALQQMEVIPNCEVQKVLQISYDSLDDDYQKGLFLDIACFFNGMDVDDVVTILDGLDKGARFGIDNLIDRCLVEINNDKRLWMHQLVRDMGREIARQESPKCQRIWRHEDAFTILKGTTDAEKLRGLTIDMHALMEDDYAKVVCTNSMHRCF
- the LOC118031721 gene encoding disease resistance protein RUN1-like isoform X1 — its product is MAPGKYQVFLSFRGEDTRKNFTDHLYKALVDAGIHTFRDDDEIQRGENICFELQKAIQQSKISIIVFSKDYASSRWCLDELVMIMEHKRNDDCIVLPVFYYVDPSEVRNQTGSFAAAFVEHEKHYKEKMERVNGWRIALKEVADLAGMDLGDGYEAQFVQSIVEKVSKKLDKKMFHVPLHFIGRDPLVNYINSWLQDGSHDAAIAILYGNGGVGKTTIAKSVFNQNIHKFEGKSFLSNFRSKDIVCLQRQLLSDILKKTVDEINDEDEGILKIKDALCCKRTLIVLDDVDKRDQFNKIIGVQNWLCKGSKIIVTTRNKGLFSANDIEGVRCKVEPLDDEKSLELFSWNAFGQADPADGFVEDSWRIVRHCNGLPLAHRVIGSSLSGKGREIWESALQQMEVIPNCEVQKVLQISYDSLDDDYQKGLFLDIACFFNGMDVDDVVTILDGLDKGARFGIDNLIDRCLVEINNDKRLWMHQLVRDMGREIARQESPKCQRIWRHEDAFTILKGTTDAEKLRGLTIDMHALMEDDYAKVVCTNSMVSRKRRRLNFFQQWLSDFSDGGKLQKSLFPILSTDAFRKMPDVKFLQLNYTNFHGSFEHFPKNLIWLCWHGLSWRSLWFLIYPEVV